In Bosea vestrisii, the following are encoded in one genomic region:
- the ybgF gene encoding tol-pal system protein YbgF: MSPKRLSLRRGLLAGLSLLAIGLIQPAAAQDAADLVVRTSRLENQLRQLSGQIEQLQFENRRLTEQLRKFQEDVDFRLSERGGQRGNASPAPQGARPANPPPPPGRERRGDAFDPAAQPGAAGGPRQLGQIIDEEFAGNQGQGPMDLSNVGRPVPDGALPPTAPRGPSVAATGQAGTPRELYDLAYAHVLRKEYERAEMSFREFLQSYPRDRLAPDATFWLGESYFQRQRYREAAEQFLKISRDYPKAGKGPDSLLKLGMALNGLGARDQACATFAKVGVDYPAASNTVRQGVEREQRRARCA; this comes from the coding sequence TTGAGCCCTAAGCGGCTCTCGCTGCGGCGCGGCCTGCTTGCTGGCTTGTCGCTCCTGGCGATCGGCCTGATCCAGCCTGCCGCTGCGCAGGATGCAGCCGATCTCGTGGTGCGGACGAGCCGTCTCGAGAACCAGTTGCGCCAGCTCTCCGGCCAGATCGAACAGTTGCAGTTCGAGAACCGGCGCCTGACCGAGCAGCTGCGGAAGTTCCAGGAAGATGTCGACTTCCGCCTATCGGAGCGCGGCGGACAGCGCGGCAATGCCAGCCCAGCGCCGCAGGGCGCCCGTCCGGCCAATCCTCCGCCACCGCCCGGGCGCGAGCGTCGCGGTGACGCCTTCGATCCGGCTGCTCAGCCGGGAGCCGCGGGCGGGCCGCGTCAGCTTGGCCAGATCATCGACGAAGAATTCGCCGGCAATCAGGGGCAGGGTCCGATGGACCTTTCCAATGTCGGTCGTCCCGTGCCGGACGGCGCGCTACCGCCGACGGCGCCGCGTGGCCCGAGCGTCGCTGCGACCGGGCAGGCCGGAACCCCGCGCGAGCTCTACGATCTCGCCTATGCGCATGTGCTGCGCAAGGAATACGAGCGCGCCGAGATGAGCTTCCGCGAGTTCCTGCAGAGCTATCCGCGCGACCGGCTGGCGCCCGACGCGACCTTCTGGCTCGGCGAGAGCTATTTCCAGCGCCAACGCTATCGCGAGGCTGCCGAGCAGTTCCTGAAGATCTCGCGCGACTATCCGAAGGCCGGCAAGGGCCCCGACAGCCTGCTCAAGCTCGGCATGGCGCTGAACGGGCTTGGCGCGCGCGACCAGGCCTGCGCCACCTTCGCCAAGGTCGGCGTCGACTATCCCGCCGCCTCGAACACGGTACGTCAGGGCGTGGAGCGCGAGCAGCGGCGCGCCCGCTGCGCTTGA
- the pal gene encoding peptidoglycan-associated lipoprotein Pal — MLASFAASARNVRLAAALMGALALGACAKDQNADGFGAGGAATPGSAQDFVVNVGDRVFFETDSTDLTSTAVATLDKQSAWLGRYPRYTFTIEGHADERGTREYNYSLGARRAQTVRDYLASRGIPGNRIRTISYGKERPVAVCNDISCWSQNRRAVTVLDAGGGV, encoded by the coding sequence ATGCTCGCCTCGTTTGCCGCCAGCGCCCGTAACGTGCGCCTTGCTGCCGCCCTCATGGGCGCGCTCGCCCTCGGCGCCTGCGCCAAGGATCAGAACGCCGATGGTTTTGGCGCTGGTGGCGCCGCCACTCCCGGCAGCGCGCAAGACTTCGTCGTCAATGTCGGCGACCGCGTCTTCTTCGAGACCGACTCGACCGATCTGACCTCGACCGCGGTCGCAACTCTCGACAAGCAGTCGGCCTGGCTCGGGCGCTATCCGCGCTACACCTTCACCATCGAGGGCCATGCCGACGAGCGCGGCACGCGCGAATACAACTACTCGCTTGGCGCCCGCCGCGCCCAGACCGTGCGCGACTATCTCGCCTCGCGCGGCATCCCGGGCAACCGCATTCGCACGATCTCCTATGGCAAGGAGCGGCCGGTGGCGGTCTGCAACGACATTTCCTGCTGGTCGCAGAACCGCCGCGCCGTGACGGTGCTCGACGCCGGTGGCGGTGTCTGA
- a CDS encoding DUF2939 domain-containing protein produces the protein MTQAGLAQDDVVAPAPSRRSVKVLLGILVALLIGYWLSPYVGVARFLMAAQTGRGEEVLGRVDLPAVRGALAKQVVRAYVAREPQMRELDPLARRVVSGAAVGYVDAIIAEHMTPEAITALLAARNAGSRSGTGPAGLTLPRAGEFAGAWDLFAASGFDGPADFVVVLPQATDANEAERYRLRFGLKGWRWQLRAIELPSATISRLVEELKARVGRGS, from the coding sequence ATGACGCAAGCCGGTCTCGCGCAAGACGATGTAGTGGCACCCGCACCGTCGCGCCGGAGCGTGAAGGTGTTGCTAGGTATACTGGTCGCTCTACTGATCGGCTATTGGCTGTCGCCTTACGTTGGGGTGGCGCGCTTCCTCATGGCGGCCCAGACGGGGCGGGGCGAGGAGGTGCTCGGCCGGGTCGATCTTCCTGCCGTGCGCGGCGCGCTGGCCAAGCAAGTGGTTCGCGCCTACGTGGCCCGCGAGCCGCAGATGCGCGAGTTGGATCCGCTTGCGCGCCGGGTCGTTTCGGGCGCCGCGGTGGGCTATGTCGATGCGATCATCGCCGAGCACATGACGCCGGAGGCGATTACGGCTCTGCTGGCGGCGCGAAATGCTGGGAGCCGGTCTGGCACAGGTCCCGCCGGTTTGACCTTGCCGCGTGCGGGCGAATTCGCTGGCGCTTGGGACCTCTTCGCCGCGTCAGGTTTCGATGGGCCGGCAGATTTCGTCGTCGTGCTGCCGCAGGCAACCGACGCAAACGAGGCAGAGCGCTATCGATTGCGGTTCGGCCTCAAGGGCTGGCGCTGGCAGCTGCGCGCGATCGAGCTACCTTCGGCAACCATTTCACGCCTCGTCGAGGAGCTGAAGGCGCGCGTTGGTCGCGGCTCCTGA
- the tolB gene encoding Tol-Pal system beta propeller repeat protein TolB, translated as MDRIHHPALHPAGRATGPTRRHALALAGSTLILPALIAPAQAELVIDLRKGTFQPMPIAVADFAGEGGALVSGIITNNLKRCGYFLPIEKARHPEKNPPFDAAPQFEAWKAAGVQALVIGRVSRDGGRLKAEFRLWDVVAGQQIDGQQYFTDPNNSRRVGHIISDAVFTKITGVGGFFDTRVVFVDESGSKEARRKRLAIMDQDGANVRYLTDGATSVVTPRYSPVAQEVTYMAQRTGEQPRVHVLNIETGQRQVVGNFPDMTTSPRFSPNGARIALSLQQGGNANLYAIDIGSRTTQRLTSTAAIDTSPSYAPDGSQIVFESDRGGSQQLYVMGAGGGEGKRISFGQGSYSQPSWSPRGDLIAFTRQGGGAFSIGVMKPDGSGERILTEGFHNEAPNWAPNGQYLMFFRDPGGQSGGKLYMVDITGRVEVPVPTPAFASDPTWSPLLTAAR; from the coding sequence ATGGACCGCATCCATCATCCTGCCCTTCACCCGGCTGGCAGGGCTACCGGGCCGACCCGCCGGCACGCGCTCGCGCTGGCCGGCTCAACGCTGATCTTGCCGGCGCTGATCGCCCCGGCGCAGGCCGAGCTGGTGATCGATCTGCGCAAGGGCACTTTCCAGCCGATGCCGATCGCGGTCGCCGACTTCGCCGGCGAGGGCGGCGCGCTGGTCTCCGGCATCATCACCAACAACCTGAAGCGCTGCGGTTATTTCCTGCCGATCGAGAAGGCGCGCCACCCCGAGAAGAACCCGCCCTTCGACGCCGCTCCCCAGTTCGAGGCCTGGAAGGCGGCCGGCGTGCAGGCGCTGGTGATCGGCCGGGTCTCGCGCGATGGCGGCCGGCTCAAGGCCGAGTTCCGACTCTGGGACGTGGTCGCCGGCCAGCAGATCGACGGCCAGCAGTATTTCACCGACCCGAACAATTCGCGCCGGGTCGGCCACATCATCTCGGATGCGGTCTTCACCAAGATCACCGGTGTCGGCGGCTTCTTCGATACCCGCGTCGTCTTCGTCGATGAATCCGGCTCGAAGGAGGCAAGGCGCAAGCGGCTCGCCATCATGGACCAGGACGGCGCCAATGTGCGCTACCTGACCGATGGCGCAACCTCGGTGGTGACGCCGCGCTATTCGCCGGTGGCCCAGGAAGTGACCTATATGGCGCAGCGCACCGGCGAGCAGCCGCGCGTCCATGTGCTGAACATCGAGACCGGGCAGCGCCAGGTCGTCGGCAATTTCCCTGATATGACGACGAGCCCGCGCTTCTCGCCCAATGGCGCGCGGATCGCGCTCAGCCTGCAGCAGGGCGGCAACGCCAATCTCTATGCGATCGACATCGGCTCGCGCACCACGCAGCGGCTGACCTCGACCGCGGCGATCGACACCTCGCCCTCCTATGCGCCTGATGGATCGCAGATCGTCTTCGAAAGCGACCGCGGCGGCTCGCAGCAGCTTTACGTCATGGGAGCCGGCGGCGGCGAGGGCAAGCGCATCTCCTTCGGCCAGGGCTCCTATTCGCAGCCTTCCTGGTCGCCGCGCGGGGACCTGATCGCCTTCACCCGTCAGGGCGGCGGCGCCTTCTCGATCGGCGTGATGAAGCCGGACGGTTCGGGTGAGCGCATCTTGACCGAAGGCTTCCACAACGAGGCGCCGAACTGGGCGCCAAACGGCCAGTACCTCATGTTCTTCCGCGATCCCGGTGGGCAGTCCGGCGGCAAGCTCTACATGGTCGACATCACCGGCCGTGTCGAAGTCCCGGTGCCGACGCCGGCCTTCGCCTCGGACCCGACCTGGTCGCCGCTGCTGACCGCCGCGCGCTGA
- the tolA gene encoding cell envelope integrity protein TolA has translation MQAPTPLPEHQEAIAVEVVDPSALNQVTRGERQAEKVQEQPQQRAERQSEVVERKEAGEAKQDTPAPPSRPPELKVADDNAAAPLPPARPTPKPTPPAEPVKQPPQKSEQAAAQEAEQRREELAKLAEEADRESKAKQAEQEAKAAAKAKAEADAQARVEAAKAAKQKAEAEAKAKAEAEQKAKIAAEAKAKREAEAKAKREAEIAKNFNPNDIAKLLQSKEQAQSSGSSAPQINRTASLGTQTGSSQKLSPSLRAQLMGIIQDQLQKCWNVPIALQSAQKPVVPQVRMKLNTDGSLIGQASVTNSSPDPLFRVAADSALTATRRCSPLRIPAQFASYYDDWRDVIVNFDARDVL, from the coding sequence TTGCAGGCGCCGACGCCGCTGCCCGAGCATCAGGAAGCGATTGCGGTCGAGGTCGTAGATCCCTCGGCGCTGAACCAGGTGACGCGCGGCGAGCGCCAGGCCGAGAAGGTCCAGGAACAGCCACAGCAGCGCGCCGAGCGCCAGTCCGAGGTCGTCGAGCGCAAGGAGGCGGGCGAGGCCAAGCAGGATACGCCTGCGCCGCCCTCGCGTCCGCCGGAGCTCAAGGTCGCCGACGACAATGCCGCGGCGCCGCTGCCGCCGGCACGTCCGACTCCAAAGCCGACGCCGCCGGCCGAGCCGGTCAAGCAGCCGCCGCAGAAATCCGAACAGGCCGCCGCTCAGGAGGCCGAGCAGCGCCGCGAGGAACTGGCCAAGCTCGCCGAGGAAGCCGATCGCGAGAGCAAGGCGAAGCAGGCCGAGCAGGAGGCCAAGGCCGCCGCCAAGGCGAAGGCCGAAGCCGACGCGCAGGCGCGCGTCGAAGCGGCCAAGGCTGCCAAGCAGAAGGCCGAGGCTGAAGCCAAGGCAAAGGCGGAAGCCGAGCAGAAGGCCAAGATCGCTGCCGAAGCCAAGGCTAAGCGCGAGGCGGAAGCAAAGGCCAAGCGCGAGGCCGAGATCGCCAAGAACTTCAACCCGAACGATATCGCCAAGCTCCTGCAGTCGAAAGAGCAGGCGCAGTCCTCGGGTTCGAGCGCGCCGCAGATCAACCGCACGGCCTCGCTCGGCACCCAGACCGGCTCCTCGCAGAAGCTCTCGCCGTCGCTCAGGGCGCAATTGATGGGCATCATCCAGGACCAGCTGCAGAAGTGCTGGAACGTGCCGATCGCGCTGCAGAGCGCGCAAAAGCCGGTGGTGCCGCAGGTGCGAATGAAGCTCAACACCGACGGTTCGCTGATCGGCCAGGCGAGCGTGACCAATTCCTCGCCCGACCCGCTCTTCCGGGTTGCGGCGGATTCGGCGCTGACGGCGACGCGCCGTTGCTCGCCGCTGCGCATTCCCGCGCAATTTGCTTCCTATTATGACGATTGGCGCGACGTCATCGTCAACTTCGACGCCAGGGACGTGCTGTGA
- a CDS encoding ExbD/TolR family protein, with translation MGMSAAAGGKAGGRRGRRPRRHGAIAEINMTPFIDVMLVLLIIFMVAAPLIATGVPIDLPQTGAKPINVDQKPITIAIDDKGQIFLQDQPTLEPDLVQKLQSIAKQGFEDRIYVRGHKMVDYGRVASVMATITSAGFRRVALVTEPNSR, from the coding sequence ATGGGCATGTCAGCCGCAGCCGGGGGCAAGGCCGGAGGACGCCGCGGGCGTCGCCCGCGCCGCCATGGCGCCATCGCCGAGATCAACATGACGCCGTTCATCGACGTCATGCTGGTGTTGCTCATCATCTTCATGGTCGCCGCGCCGCTGATCGCGACCGGCGTGCCGATCGACCTGCCGCAGACCGGTGCCAAGCCGATCAATGTCGATCAGAAGCCGATCACCATCGCCATCGACGACAAGGGCCAGATCTTCCTGCAGGACCAGCCGACGCTCGAGCCCGATCTGGTGCAGAAGCTGCAGAGCATCGCCAAGCAGGGCTTCGAGGACCGGATCTATGTGCGTGGCCACAAGATGGTGGACTACGGCCGCGTCGCTTCGGTGATGGCGACGATCACCAGCGCCGGCTTCAGGCGGGTGGCGCTGGTCACCGAACCGAATTCGCGTTGA
- the tolQ gene encoding protein TolQ: MNPAVEIAQAAPQIDMSFWSLFWHAHIVVKLVMMGLLGASVWCWSIIVDKTLLYRRTRRDMDAFEEVFWSGRSLEELYRDLANRPVNDMAAVFVAAMREWKRSFENGGRSVASLSARIDKVLDVTIQREAERLESKLLVLSTIASAAPFIGLFGTVWGIMNSFTAIAVSKNSSLAVVAPGIAEALFATAIGLFAAIPALMAYNKLQAEVAKAQNRLEAFADEFSAILSRQIDERLAA; encoded by the coding sequence ATGAACCCCGCCGTGGAGATCGCGCAGGCCGCGCCGCAGATCGACATGTCTTTCTGGTCGCTGTTCTGGCATGCCCATATCGTCGTCAAGCTCGTGATGATGGGTCTGCTCGGCGCTTCGGTGTGGTGCTGGTCGATCATCGTCGACAAGACCCTGCTCTACCGCCGTACCCGCCGCGATATGGATGCCTTCGAGGAGGTGTTCTGGTCCGGCCGTTCGCTCGAGGAGCTCTATCGCGATCTCGCCAACCGGCCGGTCAACGACATGGCCGCTGTCTTCGTCGCGGCGATGCGTGAATGGAAGCGTTCTTTCGAGAATGGCGGACGTTCGGTTGCGAGCCTCTCGGCGCGCATCGACAAGGTGCTCGACGTCACCATCCAGCGCGAGGCCGAGCGCCTCGAATCGAAGCTGCTCGTACTCTCGACCATCGCCTCGGCCGCCCCGTTCATCGGCCTGTTCGGCACGGTCTGGGGCATCATGAATTCCTTCACCGCGATCGCGGTCTCCAAGAACTCCTCGCTCGCCGTCGTTGCGCCTGGCATCGCCGAAGCGCTGTTCGCCACCGCGATCGGCCTGTTCGCCGCGATTCCGGCGCTGATGGCCTACAACAAGCTGCAGGCCGAGGTCGCCAAGGCCCAGAACCGGCTGGAAGCGTTCGCCGACGAGTTCTCCGCGATCCTGTCGCGGCAGATCGACGAACGTCTGGCGGCGTGA
- a CDS encoding DUF2852 domain-containing protein has protein sequence MPIVAKLDEYGKGAWLAFAVLGFIIFWPLGLATLVFLFWSGRMGHGCGPARYEHRMNRLQDKMERLRERMGGAQPFGRGGFGGGWGRGASSGNRAFDEYRDETLRRLEDEQREFHDFLGRLRMAKDKAEFDQFMNTRRPSTGTDTVESA, from the coding sequence ATGCCGATCGTCGCAAAGCTTGATGAATACGGAAAAGGAGCCTGGCTCGCCTTTGCGGTGCTCGGCTTCATCATTTTCTGGCCGCTGGGTCTGGCGACCCTGGTCTTTCTGTTCTGGAGTGGACGCATGGGACATGGTTGTGGACCGGCACGTTACGAGCACCGGATGAATCGCCTGCAGGACAAGATGGAGCGCCTGCGCGAACGCATGGGCGGGGCTCAGCCCTTCGGTCGTGGCGGTTTCGGCGGCGGCTGGGGCCGCGGCGCGTCGAGCGGCAACCGCGCCTTCGACGAGTATCGCGACGAGACGCTGCGCCGTCTCGAGGACGAGCAGCGCGAGTTCCATGATTTCCTCGGCCGGCTGCGCATGGCCAAGGACAAGGCGGAGTTCGACCAGTTCATGAACACGCGCCGTCCCAGCACCGGCACGGATACTGTCGAAAGCGCCTGA
- a CDS encoding TetR/AcrR family transcriptional regulator encodes MSWKRNEPEQPRGYHHGNLKEALVRAALGLIGEKGPNGFTFAEAARMAGVSPAAPYRHYRDRDELLADVAVRGFTAFEAALAKAWNGGKPDAETAFHRLGPAYLAFAHDEPAFYSAMFEAGVPLDASPELRAAADRAFQQLRQAAETLIAVLPQGKRPPALMMALHIWAMSHGVAALFGRADAGRRPLPMSAADLLEAGMLVYLKGLGLPPDQAV; translated from the coding sequence ATGAGCTGGAAACGCAACGAGCCCGAGCAGCCGCGTGGCTATCACCACGGCAACCTCAAGGAGGCGCTGGTGCGCGCCGCTTTGGGGCTGATCGGCGAGAAGGGCCCGAACGGCTTCACCTTCGCCGAGGCCGCGCGCATGGCCGGTGTCAGCCCGGCAGCGCCCTACCGGCATTATCGCGACCGCGACGAACTGCTGGCCGATGTCGCGGTGCGGGGGTTTACCGCCTTCGAGGCAGCCCTGGCCAAGGCCTGGAACGGCGGCAAGCCGGATGCCGAGACGGCCTTCCACCGGCTCGGCCCGGCCTATCTCGCCTTCGCCCATGATGAGCCGGCCTTCTATTCGGCGATGTTCGAAGCCGGCGTCCCGCTCGACGCGAGTCCGGAGCTGCGCGCCGCCGCCGATCGCGCCTTCCAGCAACTGCGCCAGGCCGCGGAGACGCTGATCGCGGTGCTGCCGCAAGGAAAGCGACCACCTGCGCTGATGATGGCGCTGCATATCTGGGCGATGTCGCACGGCGTCGCGGCGCTGTTTGGCCGCGCCGATGCCGGCCGGCGGCCGCTGCCGATGTCGGCCGCCGACCTGCTCGAGGCTGGAATGCTGGTCTATCTCAAAGGCTTGGGCCTGCCCCCCGATCAAGCCGTCTGA
- the ybgC gene encoding tol-pal system-associated acyl-CoA thioesterase: MIDLQPKPSAHSISVRVYYEDTDFSGVVYHASYLRFMERGRTELIRALGIEQRELFDGDAALGFAVRRMLIDFVRPAVMDDLLTVETKPTVARGATMELDQRILRGEEVLITAQVKVACVGGGKARRIPDVLRHRLGLEIV, from the coding sequence ATGATCGATTTGCAGCCCAAGCCTAGCGCCCACAGCATCTCTGTCCGTGTCTACTATGAAGACACCGACTTCTCCGGCGTCGTCTACCACGCCTCCTATCTGCGCTTCATGGAGCGTGGTCGCACCGAGTTGATCAGGGCGCTCGGCATCGAGCAGCGTGAGCTTTTCGACGGCGACGCGGCGCTCGGCTTCGCGGTCCGGCGCATGCTGATCGATTTCGTGCGGCCTGCCGTAATGGACGATCTGCTCACGGTCGAGACGAAGCCGACGGTGGCGCGCGGCGCCACCATGGAACTCGACCAACGCATCCTGCGCGGCGAGGAGGTGCTGATCACGGCGCAGGTCAAGGTCGCCTGCGTCGGCGGCGGCAAGGCGCGGCGCATCCCCGACGTGTTGCGGCATCGGCTCGGACTGGAAATCGTCTGA
- a CDS encoding DUF3828 domain-containing protein, producing MRSALVAAGLMLASVLGHAAEPTPDATVRKAYEVTQRTLDGGGEPPWRPPHRDALMSKSLAALFARDDRYQDESGDIGHIGADPFIQGQDGEVKNLKVTVTQAPAAGKALVTASFRSFGKAMSVPFRMIEEGGGWRIDDIGAGKNSVRRDLSQPYDCGSFMGKPCKR from the coding sequence ATGCGATCTGCGCTTGTGGCGGCCGGCCTGATGTTGGCATCTGTGCTCGGTCACGCTGCCGAGCCCACGCCCGATGCCACGGTGCGCAAGGCCTATGAGGTCACGCAGAGGACCCTGGATGGCGGTGGTGAGCCGCCCTGGAGGCCGCCGCATCGCGACGCGCTGATGAGCAAGAGCCTGGCGGCGCTGTTTGCCCGCGACGACCGTTACCAGGACGAGAGCGGCGATATCGGCCATATCGGCGCCGATCCGTTCATCCAGGGCCAGGACGGCGAGGTGAAAAACCTCAAGGTCACGGTCACGCAGGCTCCGGCGGCCGGCAAGGCACTGGTAACCGCGAGTTTCCGCAGCTTCGGCAAGGCGATGTCCGTGCCGTTCCGCATGATCGAGGAAGGCGGGGGCTGGCGCATCGACGACATCGGCGCCGGCAAGAACTCGGTGCGGCGCGACCTGTCGCAGCCCTATGATTGCGGCTCGTTCATGGGCAAGCCCTGCAAGCGCTGA
- the ruvB gene encoding Holliday junction branch migration DNA helicase RuvB produces MTADKRDDDSETSLRPLSLADFTGQAAARANLQVFINAARSRGDALDHVLFVGPPGLGKTTLAQIVARELGVSFRSTSGPVIAKAGDLAAQLTNLEERDVLFIDEIHRLNPAVEEILYPAMEDYQLDLIIGEGPAARSVKIDLPKFTLVGATTRAGLLTTPLRDRFGIPIRLQFYTVEELQSIVARGARVLGVPMSDDGANEIARRARGTPRIAGRLLRRVRDFAIVDGDAIVTRKVADKALGLLDVDAIGLDQMDRRYLTTVAINFGGGPVGIETIAASLSEPRDAIEEIIEPFLLQQGFIQRTPRGRLLTPHAFRHLGMPEPSREGAQFGLFGSEEED; encoded by the coding sequence ATGACGGCGGACAAGCGCGACGACGATAGCGAGACCTCGCTGCGGCCGCTTTCGCTCGCCGATTTCACCGGGCAGGCGGCGGCGCGCGCGAACCTCCAGGTCTTCATCAATGCGGCGCGTAGCCGTGGTGACGCGCTCGACCATGTCCTGTTTGTCGGGCCGCCGGGGCTGGGCAAGACCACGCTGGCGCAGATCGTGGCGCGCGAGCTCGGTGTCAGCTTCCGCTCGACCTCGGGGCCGGTCATCGCCAAGGCCGGCGACCTTGCGGCGCAGCTCACCAACCTCGAAGAGCGCGACGTGCTCTTCATCGACGAGATCCACCGCCTCAATCCCGCGGTCGAGGAGATCCTCTATCCGGCGATGGAGGACTACCAGCTCGACCTGATCATCGGCGAGGGGCCGGCGGCGCGCTCGGTCAAGATCGACCTGCCGAAGTTCACGCTCGTCGGCGCCACCACCCGCGCCGGCCTCTTGACCACGCCGCTGCGCGACCGTTTCGGCATCCCGATCCGGCTGCAATTTTACACGGTCGAGGAATTGCAGAGCATCGTCGCGCGTGGCGCGCGGGTGCTCGGGGTGCCGATGTCGGATGACGGGGCGAACGAGATTGCGCGCCGCGCGCGCGGCACGCCGCGCATCGCCGGCCGGCTGCTCAGACGGGTGCGCGACTTCGCCATCGTCGACGGCGACGCCATCGTCACCCGCAAGGTCGCCGACAAGGCGCTCGGCCTGCTCGATGTTGACGCCATTGGCCTCGACCAGATGGACCGGCGCTATCTCACCACCGTCGCGATCAATTTCGGCGGTGGTCCGGTCGGGATCGAGACGATCGCCGCCTCGCTCTCCGAGCCGCGCGACGCGATCGAGGAGATCATCGAGCCCTTCCTGCTGCAGCAGGGCTTCATCCAGCGCACGCCGCGCGGGCGGCTGCTGACGCCGCACGCTTTCCGGCATCTGGGCATGCCGGAGCCGAGCCGGGAGGGTGCGCAGTTCGGGCTGTTCGGTAGCGAGGAAGAAGACTGA
- a CDS encoding GNAT family N-acetyltransferase — protein sequence MKNGPTAIFREIADKSAFLALMMRHWGSHRMVIGLKLYDCAELPLLGMFTAEGELLAVASWAHDGEIAVLCALHSLKQGEGAASHMLEAVKAAARAAGALKLRAMLTNDNMPALAFYQKHGFRFSGLYIEAIDAYRSVIPTIIKIGYQDIPVHDALELEIAL from the coding sequence GTGAAGAACGGACCGACGGCGATCTTCCGGGAGATCGCCGACAAGTCGGCGTTCCTTGCGCTGATGATGCGGCATTGGGGCTCGCATCGCATGGTGATCGGCCTGAAGCTCTACGACTGCGCCGAATTACCCCTGCTCGGCATGTTCACGGCCGAAGGCGAGCTGCTGGCGGTGGCGAGCTGGGCGCATGACGGCGAGATCGCGGTACTGTGCGCCTTGCATTCCCTGAAACAGGGGGAGGGCGCCGCGTCCCACATGCTCGAAGCGGTGAAGGCGGCGGCGCGAGCCGCCGGCGCGCTCAAGCTCAGGGCGATGCTGACCAATGACAACATGCCGGCCCTGGCCTTCTACCAGAAGCACGGCTTCCGCTTCTCCGGCCTCTATATCGAGGCCATCGATGCCTATCGTTCGGTGATCCCGACGATCATCAAGATCGGCTACCAGGACATTCCGGTGCACGATGCATTGGAGCTGGAGATCGCATTGTGA
- the ruvA gene encoding Holliday junction branch migration protein RuvA: MIGKLKGLIDSYGEDFVIVDVQGVGYVVQCSSRTLQRLPKVGEAAALSIETHVREDAIRLYGFMSDNERDWFRLMQMVQGVGAKVALAILSTLDPGALATAIASNDKAAVARAPGVGPKLAQRICAELKEKAPAFGHVDPAIAQLSGALEDKRLPQPVADAVSALVNLGYQQAQAVAAIAAASRAAGEGAGTAQLIRLGLKELAK; encoded by the coding sequence ATGATCGGAAAGCTCAAGGGCCTCATCGATTCGTATGGCGAGGACTTCGTCATCGTCGACGTACAAGGCGTCGGTTATGTCGTGCAGTGCTCCTCGCGCACGCTGCAGCGCCTGCCCAAGGTTGGCGAGGCGGCCGCGCTGTCGATCGAGACGCATGTCCGCGAAGACGCGATCCGGCTCTACGGCTTCATGTCGGACAATGAGCGCGACTGGTTCAGGCTGATGCAGATGGTGCAGGGAGTCGGCGCCAAGGTCGCGCTCGCCATTCTCTCGACGCTCGATCCCGGTGCGCTCGCGACCGCGATCGCCAGCAACGACAAGGCGGCGGTGGCGCGCGCGCCCGGCGTCGGCCCCAAGCTCGCCCAGCGCATCTGCGCCGAGCTCAAGGAGAAGGCGCCGGCCTTCGGTCATGTCGACCCGGCTATCGCGCAGCTCTCCGGCGCACTCGAGGACAAGAGGCTGCCGCAGCCGGTGGCGGACGCCGTCTCGGCGCTGGTGAATCTGGGCTACCAGCAGGCGCAGGCGGTGGCGGCGATCGCGGCTGCGTCGCGTGCGGCGGGTGAGGGGGCCGGTACGGCGCAACTGATCCGGCTCGGGCTGAAGGAGCTTGCCAAGTGA